One genomic region from Nostoc sphaeroides encodes:
- a CDS encoding ISAs1 family transposase, whose product MSANFDNTILKYFSNLEDPRIERTKQHQLVDIVAIAILAVISGSDTWVAIETYAQAKREWLETFLALLNGIPSHDTIARVFARLNPQAFEQCFHRWVGSITEAIGAQVIPIDGKTVRQSFDRNSGQKAIHVVSAWASEHRLVLGQLKVDSKSNEITAIPKLLELLDIVGCIITIDAMGCQKEIAAQIIAKNADYVLALKANQSKLEGAVNSWFEKAQSNNFEGVDHSYHHTIESAHGRIEIRKYWSVPVEQLGEIPNQEKWSGLRSVGMVMCERRLWNKTTIEVRFYISSLEHDAVVLAHAVRSHWGIENSVHWVLDMTFHEDASRIRKDNAPLNFSVLRRLSLNLLDKDKTVRGSVAMKRYRAGLDNNYLLQVIAAI is encoded by the coding sequence ATGAGTGCGAACTTTGACAATACTATCCTCAAATACTTTTCTAACCTGGAAGATCCAAGAATTGAGCGTACTAAACAACATCAATTGGTAGATATCGTTGCAATCGCAATATTAGCAGTTATCAGTGGATCGGATACCTGGGTAGCAATTGAGACTTATGCTCAAGCCAAACGGGAATGGCTAGAAACGTTTCTGGCATTACTCAACGGTATTCCTTCCCATGACACGATTGCAAGAGTGTTTGCCAGATTAAATCCCCAAGCATTTGAGCAATGCTTTCATCGGTGGGTGGGGTCAATTACTGAAGCTATTGGCGCTCAAGTAATACCTATTGATGGGAAAACAGTGCGGCAATCATTTGACCGCAATAGTGGACAAAAAGCAATTCATGTTGTCAGTGCTTGGGCAAGCGAACATCGGCTGGTGTTAGGTCAACTTAAAGTTGATTCCAAATCGAATGAAATAACGGCAATTCCGAAATTATTGGAGTTGCTAGATATTGTTGGATGTATCATTACAATTGATGCGATGGGATGCCAGAAAGAAATCGCTGCCCAGATTATCGCAAAAAATGCAGATTACGTTCTTGCTCTCAAAGCAAATCAAAGTAAACTTGAGGGTGCAGTTAACAGTTGGTTTGAAAAAGCTCAAAGCAACAATTTTGAAGGTGTTGACCACAGTTATCATCATACAATCGAAAGCGCTCATGGTCGGATTGAAATTCGCAAATACTGGAGTGTCCCTGTTGAACAGCTAGGGGAGATACCAAACCAGGAAAAATGGTCAGGACTGAGGAGCGTAGGAATGGTCATGTGCGAACGTAGGCTTTGGAATAAAACAACTATTGAAGTTCGCTTTTATATTAGCAGTTTAGAGCATGATGCTGTTGTTTTAGCTCATGCTGTTCGTAGTCATTGGGGGATAGAAAATTCTGTGCATTGGGTACTGGACATGACATTCCATGAAGATGCTAGTCGTATCCGTAAAGATAATGCCCCTCTTAATTTTTCTGTTCTACGGCGTTTATCTTTGAATCTTTTAGATAAAGATAAAACGGTGCGTGGAAGTGTTGCGATGAAAAGATATCGCGCAGGTTTAGATAACAATTACCTACTTCAAGTTATCGCAGCCATCTAA
- the glmS gene encoding glutamine--fructose-6-phosphate transaminase (isomerizing), whose amino-acid sequence MCGIVGYIGTQAATDILLAGLEKLEYRGYDSAGIATVWEGEVNCVRAKGKLHNLRSKLEQIETPAQIGIGHTRWATHGKPEEYNAHPHLDTAKRVAVVQNGIIENYRDLREELKGKGHKFVSETDTEVIPHLIAEFLKNLPPSSSSSPFLEAIRQAVNHLHGAFAIAVISADYPDELIVVRQQAPLVIGFGQGELFCASDTPAIVAYTRAVLPLENGEIARLTPLGVEIYNFAGDRLKKQPRLLNFNPAMVEKQGFKHFMLKEIHEQPGVVRASLEAYFNPGESTESPINLGLPADLYTDLEQIQIVACGTSWHAALIGKYLLEQLAGISTQVHYASEYRYAPSPVTANTLIIGVTQSGETADTLAALTMEKERRQGKEAKYQARLLGITNRPESSLGHLVPHIISTLAGIEIGVAATKTFTAQLMAFYALALDLAARRQTVSKDILEKIINGLRQIPKEIEATLESQERLTEQLAHEFAETQDFIFVGRGINFPIALEGALKLKEISYIHAEGYPAGEMKHGPIALLDAKVPVVAIAIPGSVYEKVISNAQEAKARDSRLIGVTPVNDGEAAEIFNDLLPVSHVEELLSPILTVVPLQLLAYHIAARRGLDVDQPRNLAKSVTVE is encoded by the coding sequence ATGTGCGGAATCGTTGGATATATAGGCACTCAAGCGGCGACAGACATTTTATTGGCTGGGCTGGAAAAACTAGAGTACAGGGGCTACGATTCGGCTGGAATCGCCACTGTTTGGGAAGGTGAGGTTAATTGTGTGCGGGCAAAGGGCAAACTGCATAACCTGCGTTCTAAACTGGAACAAATAGAAACGCCTGCCCAAATTGGTATAGGTCACACACGCTGGGCAACTCATGGTAAACCAGAAGAATACAACGCCCATCCCCATTTGGATACAGCAAAGCGAGTGGCGGTGGTGCAAAATGGCATTATCGAAAATTACCGCGACTTACGCGAGGAACTCAAAGGAAAAGGACACAAGTTTGTTTCTGAAACCGATACCGAAGTAATTCCCCATCTCATCGCCGAATTTTTAAAGAATCTTCCCCCCTCATCTTCCTCATCTCCCTTCCTAGAAGCAATTCGCCAAGCTGTTAACCACTTACACGGGGCATTTGCGATCGCAGTTATTTCTGCTGACTACCCCGATGAATTGATTGTTGTTCGCCAGCAAGCACCTTTGGTAATTGGTTTTGGGCAAGGGGAGTTATTTTGTGCGTCTGATACGCCAGCGATCGTTGCCTACACCCGTGCGGTGCTACCTTTGGAAAATGGCGAAATTGCCCGCCTCACACCTTTGGGCGTTGAGATTTACAATTTTGCTGGCGACAGGTTGAAAAAACAACCCCGGCTGCTCAACTTCAATCCGGCAATGGTTGAAAAGCAGGGCTTCAAACACTTCATGCTCAAAGAAATTCATGAGCAACCAGGGGTAGTAAGAGCTAGTTTAGAAGCTTACTTTAATCCAGGTGAATCTACTGAATCGCCAATCAATCTTGGTTTACCTGCGGATTTATACACCGATTTAGAACAAATTCAGATCGTCGCCTGTGGTACTAGTTGGCACGCAGCATTAATCGGAAAATATTTACTCGAACAACTAGCAGGAATTTCAACTCAAGTACATTACGCTTCTGAGTATCGCTATGCACCATCACCCGTAACGGCTAACACGTTGATCATCGGTGTTACCCAATCAGGTGAAACCGCCGATACCCTAGCAGCTTTGACGATGGAAAAAGAACGTCGCCAGGGGAAAGAAGCAAAATATCAAGCGCGACTACTAGGTATTACTAATCGCCCGGAAAGTAGCCTTGGTCATCTGGTGCCGCATATCATTAGTACCTTAGCGGGAATTGAAATTGGGGTAGCGGCGACGAAAACTTTTACCGCTCAATTGATGGCATTTTATGCATTGGCATTGGATTTAGCAGCTCGTCGTCAGACAGTTTCAAAAGATATTTTAGAGAAAATTATTAATGGGTTGCGGCAGATTCCTAAAGAAATTGAGGCAACTTTGGAAAGTCAAGAACGTTTAACCGAACAGCTAGCCCATGAATTCGCCGAAACTCAAGATTTCATTTTTGTGGGAAGGGGAATTAACTTTCCTATTGCTTTAGAAGGGGCGTTGAAATTAAAAGAAATTAGCTATATTCATGCCGAAGGGTATCCGGCTGGAGAGATGAAACATGGCCCGATCGCACTTTTAGATGCGAAAGTACCAGTAGTTGCGATCGCAATCCCTGGTAGTGTATACGAAAAAGTTATTTCCAATGCTCAAGAAGCCAAAGCTAGAGATTCTCGGTTAATTGGCGTGACTCCCGTCAACGATGGCGAAGCTGCGGAAATCTTTAACGATCTTCTTCCTGTCTCTCATGTAGAAGAATTACTTTCTCCAATTCTCACAGTAGTTCCTTTGCAACTATTGGCTTATCATATTGCCGCCCGTCGCGGTTTGGATGTCGATCAGCCCCGGAATTTGGCTAAGTCTGTAACGGTGGAATAG
- the psaC gene encoding photosystem I iron-sulfur center protein PsaC: MSHTVKIYDTCIGCTQCVRACPTDVLEMVPWDGCKAAQIASSPRTEDCVGCKRCETACPTDFLSIRVYLGAETTRSMGLAY; this comes from the coding sequence ATGTCTCATACCGTAAAAATCTACGATACCTGCATTGGCTGCACCCAATGCGTCCGCGCTTGCCCTACTGATGTACTGGAGATGGTTCCTTGGGATGGCTGTAAAGCTGCTCAAATTGCCTCTTCACCCCGTACAGAAGACTGCGTGGGCTGTAAGCGCTGCGAAACCGCTTGTCCCACCGACTTTTTGAGCATCCGGGTTTACCTGGGCGCTGAAACAACTCGCAGTATGGGTCTGGCTTACTAA
- a CDS encoding GNAT family N-acetyltransferase produces the protein MKIYSQRLCLEPLEPDHAELLFDGLQSARIYDFIEDVPPQSVASLRDRYMVLARRQSPDGTEIWLNWAVWSFVEKCYVGYVQATITVNNSAIIAYVFFPNSWGKGYAREAVTRMINYLVETYQNLNFCAYVDLQNHRSIALLHNLGFVRSTFFQNVESNQDEFKHEVQYRKC, from the coding sequence ATGAAAATCTACTCTCAACGACTCTGTTTAGAACCACTAGAACCGGATCATGCCGAACTGCTTTTTGATGGATTACAAAGTGCTAGGATATACGACTTTATCGAAGATGTGCCGCCACAAAGCGTTGCATCGCTTCGCGATCGCTACATGGTGTTGGCGCGTCGTCAATCACCAGATGGAACCGAGATTTGGTTGAATTGGGCTGTCTGGTCTTTTGTAGAGAAATGCTACGTTGGATATGTTCAAGCAACAATTACTGTAAATAATAGTGCAATCATTGCGTATGTGTTTTTTCCTAATTCATGGGGAAAAGGTTATGCACGCGAAGCGGTGACGCGGATGATTAATTATTTAGTTGAGACATACCAAAATCTGAATTTTTGTGCTTACGTTGATCTCCAAAATCATCGTTCTATTGCTTTATTGCATAATCTGGGATTTGTACGCTCGACTTTTTTTCAAAATGTTGAGTCCAACCAAGATGAATTTAAACACGAAGTACAGTACCGAAAATGCTAA
- a CDS encoding Dethiobiotin synthetase, producing MNYETARKLLIDQTITTEENPDALLTRMKQGKPPVPGQITSILLALKVVFEALKDAKSLDRELALTLYQLSIKAQQLFAAGRKAGVDWPPLLKEDLLRISLASESIFSGTWQTLAPIGLGKL from the coding sequence ATGAATTACGAAACAGCTCGGAAACTCCTCATCGATCAGACAATCACAACCGAGGAAAACCCAGATGCGCTGTTGACGCGTATGAAACAAGGGAAACCACCGGTACCCGGTCAGATCACCTCGATTTTGTTGGCATTGAAAGTGGTGTTTGAAGCCCTCAAAGATGCAAAGAGCCTAGATCGGGAGCTGGCTTTGACCCTTTATCAGTTAAGCATTAAGGCGCAACAGCTATTTGCCGCAGGGCGTAAAGCCGGGGTTGATTGGCCGCCGCTACTGAAAGAAGATTTGCTACGAATTTCCTTAGCATCTGAAAGTATTTTTTCGGGTACATGGCAAACCCTCGCTCCTATAGGGTTGGGGAAGTTGTAG
- a CDS encoding Panacea domain-containing protein, whose protein sequence is MLSCFKIADYFIWLANETGSFVSNLKLQKLVYYAQAWHLALYDTPLFQEDFQAWIHGPVIPALYQKYRLFGWQPILEDANPELPQEIQEFLDEVAQEYFACDAYELEQMTHAETPWNLARGNLPPDEPSNEIIQKQWMKEYYGSRAEEKD, encoded by the coding sequence GTGTTGTCATGTTTTAAGATAGCAGATTACTTTATCTGGTTAGCAAATGAAACAGGCTCTTTTGTCAGTAATCTAAAGCTACAAAAGCTAGTGTATTATGCTCAGGCTTGGCATCTTGCACTCTATGACACTCCTTTATTCCAAGAGGATTTTCAAGCCTGGATACATGGGCCTGTGATACCTGCGTTGTACCAGAAGTATAGGCTTTTTGGATGGCAACCAATTTTAGAAGATGCTAACCCGGAATTACCCCAAGAAATTCAAGAGTTTCTAGATGAGGTTGCACAAGAGTACTTTGCCTGCGATGCTTATGAACTAGAGCAGATGACTCATGCCGAGACACCCTGGAATTTGGCTAGAGGGAATCTACCACCTGATGAACCTTCCAACGAAATTATTCAGAAACAGTGGATGAAGGAGTACTACGGATCTCGTGCCGAAGAAAAGGATTAA
- a CDS encoding chloride channel protein, whose product MTLLPPTQLRKVTEQPAFPTPSARLAHLINRFQPSPETVVLFLAMLIGGGTGMGVVTFHYLIQLIHQLMLENLMGQIGVWGAWTLACVPTLGGLIVGLMRWRTQDFGPELSSLIAASQGTEIRRPLRPVTKMLAASVSLGSGASLGPEGPSVEIGANFGMLFSVILNVSQERQRLLLGAGAAAGLAAGFNAPIAGVFFALEVVMGATSFATSAVSVVLLAAVVAALIAQIGLGAQPAFDLPVYQVRSPLELPLYLGLGLGASLVSLAYTESIRLSKACFAGKVPGFAFLARIPEPIHPIIGGVMIGAVALHFPQILGVGYETVEAMLQDVEFPLYLLVVLLVVKLLMTAISAGSGFIGGLFAPAMFLGASFGSAYAKILAVAFPAICDQMAAPPAYAMVGMAAVLAGSVRAPLTAILMLFELTRDYRIVLPLMAAVGLSVWLVERIKPTFNSNSNLQQIGLSELKDEQAEIVQQILVEDAMYPCPKKLSATLGVLDAAVEMIRDRVRSALVIDEAEQLVGILSLEDINRALALWPTYPNSLTEIPDNLSSQTLIDICTTEILYAWQDELLSEALDRMSLRGLHQLPVVARDKPDRILGLLEKEQIALTCNLAVTRKALRHYLPILPTTDIVISH is encoded by the coding sequence ATGACTCTCTTGCCTCCCACTCAACTGAGGAAGGTAACGGAACAACCTGCCTTTCCTACACCTTCTGCTCGTTTAGCCCACCTAATTAATCGTTTTCAACCATCCCCAGAAACCGTTGTCCTGTTTTTAGCCATGCTCATTGGCGGTGGTACTGGTATGGGTGTGGTCACCTTTCACTATTTAATCCAGCTGATTCACCAGTTGATGCTGGAAAACTTAATGGGTCAAATTGGCGTCTGGGGTGCTTGGACTTTAGCCTGCGTTCCCACCCTTGGCGGATTAATTGTTGGCTTGATGCGCTGGCGCACTCAAGATTTTGGCCCTGAACTTTCATCTCTCATCGCCGCCTCTCAGGGAACAGAGATTAGGCGACCACTACGACCAGTTACGAAGATGCTGGCCGCATCTGTTTCTTTGGGAAGCGGTGCTTCTTTGGGGCCTGAGGGGCCGAGTGTAGAAATTGGCGCCAATTTTGGCATGTTGTTCTCTGTGATCCTGAATGTATCTCAAGAACGACAACGTTTGCTTTTAGGTGCTGGGGCGGCTGCTGGACTTGCGGCTGGATTTAATGCTCCCATTGCTGGAGTATTTTTTGCCCTAGAGGTGGTGATGGGAGCAACATCTTTCGCTACTTCTGCTGTGAGTGTGGTGCTGCTAGCGGCGGTGGTAGCAGCATTAATTGCCCAAATTGGTTTGGGGGCACAACCTGCTTTTGATTTACCTGTTTACCAAGTCCGCAGTCCCTTAGAATTACCCCTTTATCTTGGTTTGGGTTTAGGGGCCAGCCTAGTTTCTCTGGCTTATACTGAATCAATTCGCTTATCAAAAGCTTGCTTTGCTGGGAAAGTTCCAGGTTTTGCCTTTTTGGCACGAATTCCTGAGCCGATTCATCCAATTATTGGCGGTGTGATGATTGGCGCAGTTGCTTTGCACTTCCCGCAAATTCTGGGCGTGGGTTATGAAACTGTAGAAGCAATGCTTCAGGATGTGGAGTTTCCACTCTACCTTTTGGTGGTGCTGTTGGTGGTAAAGTTATTGATGACTGCAATTAGTGCAGGTAGTGGTTTCATCGGCGGTTTGTTTGCACCAGCAATGTTTTTAGGTGCTTCTTTTGGATCGGCTTACGCCAAAATTTTGGCTGTGGCATTCCCGGCTATTTGCGATCAAATGGCGGCTCCCCCAGCTTACGCAATGGTAGGAATGGCAGCAGTGCTGGCTGGTAGTGTTAGAGCGCCGTTAACAGCTATTTTAATGCTGTTTGAATTAACCCGCGACTATCGGATTGTTTTACCGTTGATGGCAGCTGTGGGTTTGAGTGTTTGGCTAGTAGAAAGAATTAAACCAACTTTTAACTCTAACTCTAACTTACAACAAATTGGTCTTTCGGAATTGAAAGATGAACAAGCGGAAATTGTGCAGCAAATTTTGGTAGAAGATGCCATGTATCCCTGTCCAAAAAAGTTATCTGCAACTCTTGGAGTGCTAGATGCAGCTGTAGAAATGATCCGCGATCGCGTCCGCAGTGCTTTAGTAATTGATGAAGCAGAGCAATTAGTTGGTATACTTTCTCTGGAAGATATTAACCGTGCCCTTGCTCTTTGGCCAACTTATCCAAATTCACTAACTGAAATTCCAGATAATTTATCCAGTCAAACCCTCATAGACATTTGTACTACTGAAATCCTCTATGCATGGCAAGATGAACTATTATCTGAAGCTTTAGACCGCATGAGTCTTCGAGGTTTACATCAATTACCAGTGGTAGCAAGAGACAAACCCGATCGCATTTTGGGTTTATTAGAAAAAGAGCAAATTGCATTAACCTGCAATTTAGCCGTTACGCGCAAGGCACTTCGCCACTATTTACCAATCTTACCGACCACAGATATAGTCATCAGTCATTAG
- a CDS encoding AbrB family transcriptional regulator: MPKLKKIEPLLGEELLKKVKELESESKEDKAKKCGYYTVTKNGIERVNMMKFLNALIDAEGIQLDSTPSANGRGGRSASYRISVQSNGNLLIGSAYTKQMNLKPGDEFLITLGKKHIRLKQVDPEDREDDEDIDATA; encoded by the coding sequence ATGCCTAAACTGAAAAAAATTGAACCCCTACTCGGTGAAGAACTGCTCAAAAAAGTCAAAGAGCTAGAGAGCGAGAGCAAGGAAGATAAAGCCAAGAAGTGCGGCTACTATACCGTTACAAAAAATGGTATAGAGCGCGTCAATATGATGAAGTTCTTAAATGCCCTAATTGATGCTGAAGGCATTCAGTTGGACAGTACACCTAGCGCTAATGGGCGTGGTGGACGTAGTGCTAGCTATAGAATTAGTGTGCAATCGAATGGTAATTTACTTATAGGTTCAGCTTATACAAAACAGATGAATCTGAAACCAGGAGATGAGTTTCTGATTACTTTAGGCAAAAAGCACATTCGTCTGAAACAGGTAGACCCAGAAGATCGGGAAGATGATGAAGACATAGACGCTACAGCTTAA
- a CDS encoding Rrf2 family transcriptional regulator, whose translation MKLTTRGHYSVKALLDLSLQPKYGPVSVRAIAKRQDIPAPYLEKLLIEMRRASIVKSIRGSIGGYQLAREPAQISIGQILEAVGETSHLPHHTPAPAQAEDWVTFSLWQRLNQKLKEALYSITLADLYYDARSWQAALGEEASFVV comes from the coding sequence ATGAAACTAACTACCAGAGGACACTATAGTGTGAAGGCGTTGCTAGATTTGAGTTTACAGCCAAAATATGGCCCTGTATCTGTAAGAGCGATCGCTAAACGCCAAGATATTCCAGCTCCTTACCTCGAAAAACTACTAATAGAAATGCGTCGTGCATCAATAGTTAAATCAATTCGTGGTAGCATCGGCGGATACCAATTGGCAAGAGAGCCTGCACAAATATCTATAGGACAAATTTTAGAAGCAGTTGGTGAGACTAGCCATTTACCCCATCACACCCCAGCACCTGCACAAGCTGAAGATTGGGTAACATTTAGCCTCTGGCAGAGACTCAACCAAAAGCTCAAAGAAGCTTTGTACAGTATTACTTTGGCAGACCTTTATTATGATGCTCGTAGCTGGCAAGCTGCCCTTGGAGAAGAAGCTAGTTTTGTGGTTTAG
- the cbiB gene encoding adenosylcobinamide-phosphate synthase CbiB: MTNSIYILIIAAFLDYLIGDPWNLPHPVQVMGWVISRLTKFSLQLCKNSLTQRLAGILLSIILIIGSGLVGFLIIQSAKLVHPLLGIVINSILLASCFAGRSLRVAAVAVLEPLTAGDLEKARKILSNYVGRDTQNLSQAEIFRAVLETVAENATDGVTAPLFYAIVGVFVPFVGPTPLALAYKASSTLDSMVGYREAPYTYLGWFCARLEDCLTWLPCRLTVVTLALLSGKPMYVWRICRRDAINDPSPNSGWSECAYAAFLGVQMGGTNWYRGVAKYKPLLGDAIYPITETSIQNALQLTRYCFLVWLGIAIAIFLILPNR; this comes from the coding sequence ATGACCAATAGCATCTACATCTTAATAATTGCTGCATTTTTAGATTACTTAATTGGCGATCCTTGGAATTTGCCTCATCCAGTGCAAGTTATGGGCTGGGTAATTTCTCGCCTAACTAAATTTTCTCTCCAATTGTGTAAAAATTCTCTCACACAACGCCTAGCTGGAATTTTACTAAGTATTATCCTCATAATTGGTAGTGGACTTGTTGGCTTTTTGATTATTCAAAGTGCCAAATTGGTTCATCCTTTGTTAGGAATTGTAATAAATAGCATTCTTTTGGCTAGTTGTTTTGCTGGCAGAAGTTTGCGAGTCGCAGCAGTGGCTGTTTTAGAACCTTTAACAGCAGGAGATTTAGAGAAGGCTCGGAAGATTTTAAGTAATTACGTTGGTCGAGATACCCAAAACCTTTCACAAGCAGAAATTTTCCGAGCCGTTTTAGAAACGGTTGCAGAAAATGCCACTGATGGAGTAACGGCTCCACTTTTTTATGCAATTGTTGGTGTCTTTGTGCCATTTGTGGGGCCAACTCCTTTGGCTTTAGCATATAAAGCCAGCAGTACCCTTGATTCAATGGTGGGCTACCGGGAAGCACCCTATACTTATTTGGGATGGTTTTGTGCGAGGTTGGAAGATTGTTTGACTTGGCTACCTTGTCGGTTAACAGTCGTGACTCTGGCGCTGTTATCAGGTAAACCGATGTATGTTTGGCGAATTTGTCGTCGGGATGCGATTAACGATCCTAGTCCTAATTCTGGCTGGAGTGAGTGCGCCTATGCTGCTTTTTTGGGTGTGCAGATGGGGGGTACAAATTGGTATCGTGGGGTAGCTAAATACAAACCACTGCTAGGAGATGCTATTTACCCCATTACTGAAACTTCCATTCAGAATGCTTTGCAGTTGACCCGATATTGTTTTTTGGTATGGTTAGGGATAGCGATCGCAATATTCTTAATACTCCCAAATAGGTAA
- the pyrR gene encoding bifunctional pyr operon transcriptional regulator/uracil phosphoribosyltransferase PyrR, producing MSAKVVEILSSEEIRRTLTRLASQIVERTRDLSQLVLLGIYTRGALLAELLARQIEMLEGVAVSVGALDITFYRDDLDKIGLRTPAKSEIPFDLTGKTVVLVDDVIFKGRTIRAALNAVNDYGRPEVIRLAVLVDRGHRELPIHPDFIGKKLPTAKEEVVKVYLQNCDGRDAVELISH from the coding sequence ATGTCTGCTAAAGTAGTTGAAATTCTCTCATCCGAAGAAATCCGTCGTACCTTGACTCGCCTTGCCTCTCAAATTGTGGAAAGGACGCGTGATTTGTCTCAACTGGTGCTTCTTGGTATTTATACCAGAGGTGCGTTATTAGCCGAATTGTTGGCGCGTCAAATTGAGATGCTTGAAGGTGTAGCCGTGTCAGTAGGCGCTTTGGACATTACATTTTATCGAGATGACCTTGACAAAATTGGATTGCGGACTCCAGCGAAAAGCGAAATTCCTTTTGACCTGACGGGTAAAACGGTTGTACTGGTGGATGATGTGATTTTCAAAGGACGGACGATTCGCGCTGCTTTGAACGCAGTCAACGACTACGGTAGACCAGAAGTGATTCGTTTAGCTGTGTTAGTAGATAGGGGTCATCGGGAATTACCAATCCACCCAGATTTTATTGGCAAAAAGTTACCTACTGCTAAAGAAGAAGTTGTCAAAGTTTACTTACAAAATTGCGATGGACGAGATGCAGTCGAGTTAATTAGTCATTAG
- a CDS encoding nuclear transport factor 2 family protein, whose translation MTKDEVLAANAAFYRAFERKDIETMSAIWSQGTGSFCIHPGSNILRGWKEIRTSWEQIFKNTAYIEINTDIIATEITGNIAYVVLRENVFQVVGGRRLEAQSTATNIFQFLGGKWYLVHHHGSPILR comes from the coding sequence ATGACTAAGGATGAAGTCTTAGCGGCTAATGCAGCTTTTTATCGAGCTTTTGAAAGAAAAGATATTGAGACAATGAGTGCAATATGGTCACAAGGAACTGGTAGTTTTTGTATTCATCCTGGAAGTAATATACTGCGAGGTTGGAAGGAGATTCGCACCTCTTGGGAGCAGATATTTAAAAATACCGCTTATATCGAAATCAACACAGATATAATTGCTACAGAAATAACTGGTAATATTGCCTATGTTGTGCTGAGAGAAAATGTGTTCCAAGTAGTAGGTGGCAGAAGACTTGAAGCACAATCAACAGCTACAAATATATTTCAGTTCCTTGGCGGAAAGTGGTATTTAGTTCATCATCACGGTAGCCCAATTTTGCGGTGA